A single genomic interval of Juglans regia cultivar Chandler chromosome 1, Walnut 2.0, whole genome shotgun sequence harbors:
- the LOC108986630 gene encoding reticulon-like protein B17: MHKETSVQTLASSLQSIPTLLIQRTHKSFIIQLHKTSDSLMDSTPSSHRSEPSRLRTKWASRLARIGDLNVETKEPPHLSLDLAPSPSPKKAATPSPSTLSLRTSNSLPLHELLLLSSSPLRKSKTRLADRLDMAEEQVEAAGSRRRCKSRTAQMGLLGCASPRNARRSRRRSEIEIREEKELGLMDEIGKPRKKRHSVRSKKEKLSLVPSVPSSSLSPKTVDDDGGNLDRIGQLINDLIMWRDIAKSSLWFGVGTLCFLSSCFTSGINFSVFSAISQLGLLFLGASFVSNSICQRNNDEKKHDFKLKEDDIFRLAKMILPATNLAISKTRELFSGEPSMTLKVAPLLVLGAEYGHLITLWRLCAIGFFLSFSVPKLYSCYSIQINQKAEWLKWWVAEVWGACSHKKIVAASAITAFWNLSTIKTRIFTAFISLVILRYCRQHIVPRMDQGKADTSEQVQQQQALVVIEGAGCPKQ; this comes from the exons ATGCACAAAGAGACCTCTGTCCAAACCCTCGCTTCATCTCTTCAATCGATACCCACTCTCCTTATTCAGAGAACCCACAAATCTTTCATAATCCAATTACATAAAACATCAGACTCATTAATGGATTCAACACCGTCTTCCCATCGATCGGAGCCCTCCCGGTTGCGAACGAAATGGGCCTCTCGTCTTGCAAGAATTGGAGATCTCAACGTTGAAACCAAAGAACCTCCTCATCTCTCTCTTGACCTCGCCCCATCTCCATCACCCAAGAAGGCGGCCACCCCATCTCCATCCACACTGTCTCTAAGGACTTCCaattctcttcctcttcatgAACTCTTGCTTCTTTCATCTTCTCCGCTACGAAAATCCAAGACCCGTCTTGCAGATCGGCTAGATATGGCTGAGGAGCAGGTGGAGGCTGCTGGCTCTCGCCGGAGGTGCAAAAGCAGGACAGCACAAATGGGTCTACTGGGTTGTGCCTCGCCGAGGAATGCTAGAAGGTCGAGGAGAAGATCGGAGATTGAGATTCGAGAAGAGAAGGAATTAGGCTTGATGGATGAGATTGGAAAGCCCAGGAAAAAAAGGCATAGTGTCCGGTCGAAGAAGGAGAAGCTGAGTTTGGTCCCTTCTGTGCCTTCCTCAAGTTTATCTCCAA AAACCGTAGATGATGATGGAGGCAATCTTGACCGAATTGGGCAGCTGATAAACGATTTAATTATGTGGAGAGATATTGCGAAGTCAAGCCTTTGGTTTGGCGTTGGAACTCTATGTTTCTTGTCTTCTTGCTTTACTAGCGGAATCAACTTTAG CGTTTTCTCGGCGATATCCCAACTGGGACTTCTGTTTTTGGGCGCATCATTCGTTTCAAATTCAATCTGTCAAAG AAATAATGACGAAAAGAAGCATGACTTTAAGCTTAAAGAAGATGACATTTTTCGTCTAGCTAAAATGATACTTCCAGCTACAAATCTTGCAATCTCAAAGACAAGAGAACTCTTCTCAGGAGAGCCATCCATGACCCTCAAG GTAGCTCCATTACTAGTTTTAGGAGCTGAGTACGGGCACCTTATAACTCTATGGAGGCTCTGCGCAATTG GATTTTTTCTCAGCTTCAGTGTCCCAAAACTATACTCATGCTACTCGATTCAGATCAACCAAAAAG CTGAGTGGTTGAAATGGTGGGTGGCTGAAGTATGGGGTGCTTGCTCTCACAAGAAGATTGTGGCTGCATCAGCTATCACTGCCTTTTGGAATCTGTCTACTATAAAAACCCGTATTTTCACAG CATTTATATCTCTGGTTATACTCCGATATTGCCGACAGCATATAGTGCCCAGAATGGACCAAGGAAAAGCAGATACAAGCGAACAAGTGCAGCAACAGCAGGCATTGGTTGTGATAGAAGGAGCTGGCTGCCCAAAGCAGTAG
- the LOC118348506 gene encoding uncharacterized protein LOC118348506 codes for MTRALNAKNKLSFVDDSLPTPDSSSPEYKQWNQTKDMVLTWILNSISPSLANSLEYHTNPREVWVDLQSRFNHGNNAHLYHLKRALSSLQQNTNSIHEYYNHIKQIWDKLSHLQNINDLKDMQNQADDERVFQFLLGLNDSFAQLRTQILAMDPLPPITKVFSILFHEEQQRLLQLHPLPSDSMVFAAATSSNPRSHLRCTECGKMGYTCDRCWRIIGYPPGRDQRSKPRPSILGKPPPGPAPVVNQASSSSDLLPLLGLMPELYQKLMDLLNPTPISTNFVSNAISSSPSFDSHRDWVVDSGAKAHMCHERHAFVDLQSPFSLG; via the coding sequence atgacccGCGCACTCAATGCCAAGAATAAACTCAGCTTTGTCGATGACTCTCTTCCCACCCCTGATTCTAGTTCTCCTGAATACAAACAATGGAACCAAACCAAGGACATGGTCCTTACCTGGATTTTGAACTCCATCAGTCCATCTCTAGCCAACTCCCTTGAATATCACACAAACCCACGCGAAGTTTGGGTTGACCTCCAATCTCGTTTCAACCACGGCAACAATGCCCATCTCTATCACCTCAAGCGTGCGCTCTCTTCTCTACAACAAAACACCAATTCCATCCATGAGTATTACAACCACATCAAACAAATTTGGGATAAATTAAGTCATCTTCAAAACATAAATGATCTCAAAGACATGCAAAACCAAGCCGATGATGAGCGTGTCTTCCAGTTTCTCCTTGGCCTCAATGATTCCTTTGCCCAACTCAGAACCCAAATCCTAGCTATGGACCCACTTCCTCCCATTACCAaggttttttctattttatttcacgAAGAACAACAGCGCCTCCTTCAGCTCCACCCACTACCTTCGGATTCTATGGTGTTTGCAGCCGCCACCTCCAGCAACCCACGGAGCCACCTTCGTTGCACCGAATGCGGCAAAATGGGTTACACCTGTGACCGCTGCTGGAGGATTATTGGCTACCCACCTGGACGTGACCAACGCTCCAAGCCGCGCCCCTCCATTCTTGGCAAACCACCACCTGGCCCAGCTCCGGTAGTCAATCAAGCCTCTTCCTCCTCCGATTTGTTGCCTCTCCTTGGATTGATGCCGGAACTCTACCAAAAATTGATGGATCTGCTGAACCCCACACCCATCTCCACCAACTTTGTCAGTAATGCTATTTCCTCTTCCCCCTCCTTTGATAGTCACCGTGATTGGGTCGTGGACAGTGGTGCTAAGGCCCACATGTGCCACGAACGGCATGCCTTTGTTGACCTGCAATCCCCCTTCTCTCTTGGTTAA